The Chryseolinea soli nucleotide sequence CGGCGCCCGCTTGGGCCGATGCATAATTGACAACAACCGCTGCCCCTTCGGCGGCGAGACCCTTGGCTATTTCAGCGCCAATTCCTTTTGATGCTCCCGTAACTACGGCTACTTTGTTCGCTAGTTTTTTCATGTTTTTGTGGTTTGATCCGTTTATTTTGGAATAAGTGTTCCAGAATGAAACGATAATCCGGAATATTCGTTCCAGAATTATAAAATATTTAGGAAGCCGCCGTAAAAAATTGATCGTTAAGGAATTTCAAGTGTGCACCCGCTAGGATCGTAGGAAAGCCGGTGGTACGCTGGCACGTGGGAATGGACTTGGAAAGGATAGTCCGTCCAAAAGTATCGTGCGTATATTCGATAGCGCCCTTGCACACGTTCGGTACGGGGGCCGCTGAAATAAACTTTTTGCCACCGAGAAGCCTTTTATTCTTTCCCGTGTCCATCGGTTGTAAGTTTTTCGCGGAACCTTCTCTATGCCTCCAACTTAAGCACCCTTCCCACCTCATGCTTGTACATCCTACTGATCGGCAGTTTTTTCTTAGCAACCTCTACCATTTCGCTGTTGTAGGATTCGATTTTGTTCAAAGCGATGATGAACGAGCGGTGAATGCGAATGAAGGCTTGCGGCGGCAAGGTTTCCTCTAGCGACGAAATGGATTTCCGGGTGATGATGTTTTTGGTTTGGGTGACCACACGGATGTAGTCTTTCAGGCTTTCGATGTATAAAATATCAGCCAGGCTGACCTTGATCATTTTTCGATCGGCGCGAAAATAGAGATGCGGGTCGGTGGTTTCTTTTTCGGTGAAGAGGTTTTGCGTTGGTGTGGTGGAGAGATCGGTTTCCATGACCTTGTTCACGGTTTTGATGAAGCGGTCGAATGAAATAGGTTTAAGCAAGTAGTCCATGGCGTTCTCTTCAAAACCTTCCACGACAAATTTGTGAACAGCCGTGGTGAAGATGATCTTCGGTGGATCCGTCAGTGTTTTAATAAAGTCCGCGCCCAGCCATTGCGGCATTTGTATGTCGAGAAAAAGGAGGTCTATGGCGTGGTGTTGCAGGGCGGAAAGGGCTTCTACTGCCGTGTTACAGGCTGCGGCCAGTTGAAGCTGCGGCACACGATCGATGTATTGCTCCAGGACGGAAAGGGCAAGTGGTTCGTCATCCACCGCCAGGCAAATAATTTTTTTTGGCTGTCGCATAGAGAGAGGGGCTTAGGATGTGGGTATACTTAAATATAAGCATAACCCCTGTCAACTTCAGGACGCGGGTCGGCCGGATAACGAAGTTTGTAGACCA carries:
- a CDS encoding LytR/AlgR family response regulator transcription factor, encoding MRQPKKIICLAVDDEPLALSVLEQYIDRVPQLQLAAACNTAVEALSALQHHAIDLLFLDIQMPQWLGADFIKTLTDPPKIIFTTAVHKFVVEGFEENAMDYLLKPISFDRFIKTVNKVMETDLSTTPTQNLFTEKETTDPHLYFRADRKMIKVSLADILYIESLKDYIRVVTQTKNIITRKSISSLEETLPPQAFIRIHRSFIIALNKIESYNSEMVEVAKKKLPISRMYKHEVGRVLKLEA